A stretch of Henckelia pumila isolate YLH828 chromosome 4, ASM3356847v2, whole genome shotgun sequence DNA encodes these proteins:
- the LOC140894485 gene encoding probable pectate lyase P59 — translation MHGNKYNMLIVFFVALASILPSLRAHHEEFDEVWRRRAAESWNRTLESYEEQPEKIVNHLNMHVHRTLKEIGDGHLSSNDTRRQLAGRRKYNGPCKATNPIDRCWRCQPNWASNRFRLADCVLGFGYKAKGGKNGKIYVVTDPSDNNILDPKNGTLRHGVIQKEPLWIIFERDMVIRLTQELIVQSDKTIDARGAKVRISYGAGITIQYVKNVIIHGLRISNIVRGTGGLIRDSADHFGLRTMSDGDGISIFGSQDIWIDHVSMTNCYDGLIDAIQGSTGITISNSHFTDHNEAMLFGASDSFSQDQKMQITVAFNHFGKRMVQRMPRCRWGYIHVVNNDYTHWNMYAIGGSQHPTIISQGNRYIAPPDNPFAKEVTKREYSPESVWKQWTWRSEGDMFLRGAFFVESGDPKWTSKHPEVYDKISAAPATNVAEMTRFAGWINCKPGIPC, via the exons atGCATGGAAATAAATACAACATGTTGATCGTCTTCTTTGTTGCTTTGGCTTCAATTCTCCCGAGCCTCAGAGCTCATCATGAAGAATTTGATGAAGTGTGGCGTAGACGCGCTGCGGAGTCATGGAACCGGACCCTCGAATCCTACGAGGAACAGCCCGAGAAAATAGTTAATCACTTGAACATGCATGTCCACAG GACCTTAAAGGAAATCGGGGATGGCCATTTGAGCTCAAATGACACGAGAAGGCAGCTAGCAGGAAGGAGGAAGTACAATGGCCCATGCAAGGCCACAAACCCCATCGACAGGTGCTGGAGATGCCAGCCCAACTGGGCAAGCAACCGGTTCCGGCTAGCGGATTGCGTGTTGGGCTTTGGTTACAAGGCCAAGGGTGGAAAGAATGGCAAGATCTACGTGGTGACGGATCCCTCAGACAACAACATTCTGGACCCCAAGAACGGAACCCTACGCCACGGGGTGATCCAAAAGGAGCCATTGTGGATCATATTCGAGCGCGACATGGTCATCAGGCTCACTCAAGAGTTGATCGTGCAGAGCGACAAGACCATCGACGCGCGTGGCGCCAAGGTCCGCATCTCCTATGGGGCCGGGATCACGATCCAGTATGTGAAAAATGTGATCATACATGGGCTGAGGATTTCAAACATCGTACGTGGGACTGGTGGCTTGATCAGGGACTCGGCGGACCATTTCGGGTTGAGGACTATGAGCGATGGGGATGGGATTTCGATCTTCGGATCCCAGGATATCTGGATCGATCACGTGTCCATGACCAACTGTTACGACGGACTCATCGACGCAATCCAGGGCTCGACCGGTATCACCATCTCCAACAGCCACTTCACTGATCACAACGAG GCAATGCTTTTTGGGGCGAGTGATAGCTTTTCTCAAGACCAGAAAATGCAAATAACAGTTGCATTCAACCATTTTGGGAAGAGAATGGTGCAAAGAATGCCTCGGTGCCGATGGGGATACATCCACGTCGTGAACAACGACTACACACATTGGAATATGTATGCCATCGGTGGCAGCCAACACCCCACCATCATTAGCCAGGGAAACCGATACATCGCCCCGCCGGACAATCCTTTCGCCAAGGAG GTGACGAAGAGGGAATACTCACCAGAATCAGTGTGGAAACAATGGACATGGAGATCAGAGGGGGATATGTTCTTGAGAGGTGCATTCTTTGTTGAGTCTGGAGATCCAAAGTGGACGAGCAAGCACCCGGAGGTATACGATAAGATATCGGCTGCTCCGGCAACTAACGTGGCGGAGATGACGAGATTTGCTGGTTGGATAAACTGCAAGCCCGGGATACCCTGTTAA
- the LOC140864190 gene encoding mitochondrial outer membrane protein porin of 34 kDa-like — MGKGPGLYSDIGKRTRDLLNKDYLSSDQKFTITTYSPTGVTLTSTGTKKGELFLADINTQLKHKNVTTDIKVDTGANLFTTFTIDEPAPGLKTIFSFKVPDQRSAKLELQYLHDYAGISSSIGLTVNPIVNFSGVVGSDKIAMGTDLSFDTKEGALTKCNFGASFTNTDLIASLTLNDKGDTLTGSYYHTVNPVTNTAVGAEVAHSFSSNENTITVGTQHPLDPLTTVKARLNNFGKASALIQHEWRPKSLITVSTEVDTKSIEKSAKFGLALVLKP; from the exons ATGGGCAAGGGACCAGGGCTGTACTCTGATATTGGCAAAAGAACTCGAG ATCTTCTGAACAAGGATTACTTGAGCAGCGACCAGAAGTTTACGATCACCACCTATTCTCCTACTGGAGTT ACTCTCACTTCGACGGGAACAAAGAAAGGTGAATTGTTTTTGGCAGACATTAATACTCAATTGAAGCACAAGAATGTCACAACCGATATCAAAGTGGATACGGGCGCTAAT CTCTTTACCACTTTCACTATTGATGAGCCAGCACCTGGTTTGAAGACAATCTTTAGCTTTAAAGTTCCTGATCAAAGGTCCGCAAAG TTGGAGCTTCAGTACCTGCATGATTATGCTGGTATTAGCTCGAGCATCGGGTTGACCGTTAACCCCATTGTGAACTTTTCTGGTGTTGTGGGAAGCGATAAAATTGCCATGGGGACTGATCTGTCTTTTGACACCAAGGAAGGTGCTTTAACCAAATGCAACTTTGGTGCAAGCTTCACAAATACTGATCTCATCGCCTCGTTGACTCT GAATGACAAGGGTGACACCTTGACTGGATCTTATTACCACACAGTGAACCCAGTGACCAACACTGCGGTCGGTGCTGAGGTGGCACACAGTTTTTCGAGTAATGAGAATACCATAACCGTCGGCACTCAACATCCGTTGGACCCCTTAACCACCGTGAAGGCTCGACTGAATAACTTTGGCAAGGCAAGCGCCCTGATCCAGCATGAATGGCGCCCAAAATCACTCATTACCGTGTCAACTGAGGTGGACACCAAGTCTATAGAAAAAAGTGCAAAGTTTGGTTTGGCATTAGTCCTCAAGCCTTGA